Below is a genomic region from Prunus persica cultivar Lovell chromosome G3, Prunus_persica_NCBIv2, whole genome shotgun sequence.
GACCACCCGGCCTCCGAGTCAAGGCCTCAAGCAGAGTAGGCCATTGCATACCATGAGACACACCAACATCAACAATGTGAAGGTTTCGGGTTCGATCAGATTCTTCAGCAAAAAGTTGAAGAATTGAAGAGTTTGCAATGTTATTTGGGAAAGCAAACCATGGACTAACCTCATAGAATTTGAGCAGAGacttttggaaaaatcttGGCTCTGTGGAAGCAAAAGTAACAGGTGGTGCTGAGGCAGAGCCATTGGGGCCAGAGGAGGACAGATGCTGAGTCAGTGCTCGGAGGCCATGAGCCGCCAGGCGGTGGTTGGCGTCGCCTGTAAGAGAGGCAAGTTCATGCAGAACATACAGAAGGTGTTGGACACGTGTCAGATTCCCACCTGTGATGGCTAAAGCACAAGGGTTTAGCAACTGCTCTGCCCACCTCCCCTCCTTGCTATTACCGTTATTACAGTTATTCCCTGTAGTCTTAGCTGTGCCTTTTCTGTTCCCATTTGTTCTCTTAACTGGCACCACTACTTCATCAACTAATTGGTCCCCCTGGCCCGCCAGACTGATCGGACGGACATGATTCTTCTGATCAATGTGTTGGTCATCGGAGACTTTTCGTTTCTTGGACGAATCAGACGGCGACTGATGATTCAAATTTGTGGGATTTTGGGGCCTTGTGGTGGTAGGGAGAGCAATGCTAATAGGGTTGTTGAGAGAAGTAGAGGTGGTGTTGGAATGAATCAGATCATGGCTCTCATCCCACCATTGAAGGCCATTGATGTCATTTGAATGGTAAGGATTATCCAAGAAAGTTGGGAAGAAAGTAACTGAATCTTCAAGCCAGTCCAGGATGTGATCTGAAGTTGAGTTTGGTTCTGGTTCTTGAGTGGTCATTGTGATGGTGGGCTGTTGAAACAAGATGTGATGATGTGTTtgatgagagaaagagaggaagaggatgaAGAAGAGAGATAGAGCAATACGGTTCGTGGGGGGTGACTAAGTTTGATCATTGACCaaaagaaggagagagagagagagagagagcagaggtTTAGAATTGGTTTTCTCTGAAATGTGTTAAATTAATGGATTAGGGCAATGGTGGTGCTTGAAAGAGACAAAGGAAGGCATTTTCTAATGTTGGGTGTGCTGTTAATTTGTTGGATGTGATGTTTGATTATGGTTTTTTAACTCTAATATCTCTTGTGTCTTGAGTGGTTAACTTATTCTTTGGTATGTCATGCTAGTGGAGAGATCCACAAATTAcgattagagagagagagagagagagagagatgaactTGTTTCAAACTGTGATGGGTTGAATTTGAATAGTCTGCCGACGGCAGATTCTGCttcaagaaataaatatatataaaaaaaactataaagtttttgtttgttactGCTTCGTGCCCTTGGAGAGAAATATGTTTGGTTTTGTCCTCCGGGGTCCACgtgtactttcttttttttttcttttttttttggtgttgttAAATATATGCTCTTCTTTGCctctaaattatttattttacagcAATGGGCAGTGTGGTATGATTTTCTTAGGCACAAGAGGACCAATTAGAGAATTTGAGCAGCTATACcttacttctctctctcaacccaACAATGAATTTACACCTCTTTTTCTCGTTAAATGGAAATATATACTTGTAATTCTTCATTTTGAGTCTAAATTTATTATTggctaaataaaaaataatttatagtCAAGTGGTTTAAGGCGTACCATTAGAACTATTATGTAAACTTTTGTTTACCGAGAGTTTGAATCCCTCTTTTTCCATACTCGTCAATATATGTGGTGTTAATTTTTCTCACTTTATGTCACAAGATAATgttgttaatttttcttaactCCACCAACTAATTGATGATAAATTGAATTAGCCAAAGTATTTCATTTGACTAAGCAAAGGTGCATATCGATATCAAATTGACCAAACGAAAAGCTCATCACTTGGGAAATATCAATGCCAATTTGTATCCAGCAAGTTTAGGCGTTTTATGATATCCATATGCTCCAACTTGACTTGAGTGGGATTTGTATTAGAATTTCTTCCATTGTTCTAAGGAACACATGCATATTCATTGGAATTGTCATCATGGTCTGTTGAATGGCGTTGAGGCTAACTTTCAGGGAAAATCTGCTCTAGCTTCCTCTGATTTGTAAAGAAAAACTGGTACTAACTactaataattatttaatgtAATTGTAACTAGATAATTCTAGAATTATAGGACAACTAGTGGCTGAAAATACTATAAATAGTCGGTTACTTTAAACAACCGACTTGTCTAGTAATTTGCCAACTTAGATTCTCGGTTTA
It encodes:
- the LOC18782192 gene encoding nodulation-signaling pathway 1 protein; translated protein: MTTQEPEPNSTSDHILDWLEDSVTFFPTFLDNPYHSNDINGLQWWDESHDLIHSNTTSTSLNNPISIALPTTTRPQNPTNLNHQSPSDSSKKRKVSDDQHIDQKNHVRPISLAGQGDQLVDEVVVPVKRTNGNRKGTAKTTGNNCNNGNSKEGRWAEQLLNPCALAITGGNLTRVQHLLYVLHELASLTGDANHRLAAHGLRALTQHLSSSGPNGSASAPPVTFASTEPRFFQKSLLKFYEVSPWFAFPNNIANSSILQLFAEESDRTRNLHIVDVGVSHGMQWPTLLEALTRRPGGPPPLVKITVVSAAANTENNQNRETPFSIGPPGDNFSFSLLGFAKSMNINLQINRLDNQPLQNLNAQVIDTSNDEMLIVCVQFRLHNLNHNTPDERTEFLKALRNMEPKGVILSENNMECSCNNCGDFATGFSRQVEYLWRFLDSTSSAFKGRESDERRVMEGEAAKALTNRGEMNEGKEKWCERMRGVGFVGQVFGEDAIDGGRALLRKYDSNWEMRVDEKDGCAGLWWKGQPVSFCSLWKTDVKVSYS